In Chitinivibrionales bacterium, the following are encoded in one genomic region:
- a CDS encoding DUF2934 domain-containing protein — MDAVLKNRIEKKAYEIFLHRGAQPGHHFDDWIKAEKEVMAEIAKEKAAKGKPPVQNKPPIQKRKF, encoded by the coding sequence ATGGACGCAGTATTAAAAAACAGGATCGAAAAAAAAGCTTATGAGATTTTCCTTCACCGCGGAGCCCAGCCGGGCCATCATTTTGACGACTGGATAAAGGCGGAGAAGGAAGTCATGGCGGAAATTGCAAAAGAAAAGGCCGCAAAGGGAAAGCCGCCAGTCCAAAACAAGCCGCCAATACAGAAAAGAAAATTCTAA